From the Cucurbita pepo subsp. pepo cultivar mu-cu-16 chromosome LG05, ASM280686v2, whole genome shotgun sequence genome, one window contains:
- the LOC111795569 gene encoding 3-isopropylmalate dehydratase small subunit 3-like isoform X2, protein MTMAASLYLSQSPIATATRRSSPFISLLPPSQSIKFPSLHCHTLKDLSITASHASQRAATIIPRAAATPSSAASSTTVFHGSCYVVGDNIDTDQIIPAEYLTLVPSNPSEYEKLGSYALIGLPSSYSTRFVEPNEMKTKYSIIIAGDNFGCGSSREHAPVALGASGAVAVVAESYARIFFRNSVSTGEIYPLESEIRICDECKTGDVLTIELAESRLINHTTGKEYKLKPIGDAGPVIEAGGIFAYARKSGMIPSLTPSS, encoded by the exons ATGACAATGGCGGCTTCACTGTATCTATCTCAAAGCCCTATCGCCACTGCCACCCGTCGATCTTCACCCTTCATTTCCCTTCTCCCTCCTTCTCAATCCATCAAATTCCCCTCTCTCCACTGCCATACCCTCAAAGATCTTTCAATCACCGCCTCCCACGCGTCGCAGCGTGCTGCAACCATCATCCCGCGAGCAGCCGCCACACCGTCATCCGCCGCTTCTTCAAC CACCGTATTTCATGGCAGCTGCTATGTCGTCGGAGACAACATCGACACTGACCAGATTATTCCGGCTGAGTATCTTACTTTGGTCCCCTCAAATCCTAGCGAGTATGAGAAGCTCGGATCCTACGCCCTAATTGGCCTTCCTTCCTCTTATTCCACCCGCTTCGTGGAACCTAACGAGATGAAAACCAAATATTCCATCATAATTGCCGGCGACAACTTCGGCTGCGGTTCTTCACGGGAGCACGCGCCGGTTGCGTTGGGAGCGTCCGGTGCGGTGGCTGTGGTTGCTGAGTCGTACGCCCGTATTTTCTTCCGGAACTCGGTGTCGACCGGAGAGATTTATCCATTGGAATCGGAAATAAGGATCTGCGATGAATGTAAGACTGGCGATGTGTTGACAATCGAGCTGGCAGAAAGCCGCTTGATCAACCACACGACGGGAAAAGAATACAAGCTCAAGCCTATTGGGGATGCAGGTCCTGTCATTGAGGCTGGTGGGATTTTCGCATATGCTAGGAAATCTGGTATGATTCCAAGCCTAACGCCGTCAAGTTGA
- the LOC111795569 gene encoding 3-isopropylmalate dehydratase small subunit 3-like isoform X1 produces the protein MTMAASLYLSQSPIATATRRSSPFISLLPPSQSIKFPSLHCHTLKDLSITASHASQRAATIIPRAAATPSSAASSTTVFHGSCYVVGDNIDTDQIIPAEYLTLVPSNPSEYEKLGSYALIGLPSSYSTRFVEPNEMKTKYSIIIAGDNFGCGSSREHAPVALGASGAVAVVAESYARIFFRNSVSTGEIYPLESEIRICDECKTGDVLTIELAESRLINHTTGKEYKLKPIGDAGPVIEAGGIFAYARKSGMIPSLTPSS, from the coding sequence ATGACAATGGCGGCTTCACTGTATCTATCTCAAAGCCCTATCGCCACTGCCACCCGTCGATCTTCACCCTTCATTTCCCTTCTCCCTCCTTCTCAATCCATCAAATTCCCCTCTCTCCACTGCCATACCCTCAAAGATCTTTCAATCACCGCCTCCCACGCGTCGCAGCGTGCTGCAACCATCATCCCGCGAGCAGCCGCCACACCGTCATCCGCCGCTTCTTCAACCACCGTATTTCATGGCAGCTGCTATGTCGTCGGAGACAACATCGACACTGACCAGATTATTCCGGCTGAGTATCTTACTTTGGTCCCCTCAAATCCTAGCGAGTATGAGAAGCTCGGATCCTACGCCCTAATTGGCCTTCCTTCCTCTTATTCCACCCGCTTCGTGGAACCTAACGAGATGAAAACCAAATATTCCATCATAATTGCCGGCGACAACTTCGGCTGCGGTTCTTCACGGGAGCACGCGCCGGTTGCGTTGGGAGCGTCCGGTGCGGTGGCTGTGGTTGCTGAGTCGTACGCCCGTATTTTCTTCCGGAACTCGGTGTCGACCGGAGAGATTTATCCATTGGAATCGGAAATAAGGATCTGCGATGAATGTAAGACTGGCGATGTGTTGACAATCGAGCTGGCAGAAAGCCGCTTGATCAACCACACGACGGGAAAAGAATACAAGCTCAAGCCTATTGGGGATGCAGGTCCTGTCATTGAGGCTGGTGGGATTTTCGCATATGCTAGGAAATCTGGTATGATTCCAAGCCTAACGCCGTCAAGTTGA